The following are encoded together in the Paraburkholderia sp. BL10I2N1 genome:
- a CDS encoding isoprenylcysteine carboxylmethyltransferase family protein, which produces MIARLVIQTVLWLAGIGALLFGAAGTVAWPAGWWYLLEMGALGIWMGLRLAKDDPALLEERLKPFIQREQGLWDKVFMALVAIVWCAWLVLMALDAARFRWSSVPLWLNVAGALAIFLCIWMTGFVFRANSFAAPVVKIQSERGHKVADTGPYAWVRHPMYSAAILFFIGLPLLLGSWWGLACAPLLVAGLGARAVMEERMLIAQLPGYADYAARVRYRLVPGIW; this is translated from the coding sequence ATGATCGCGCGCCTCGTTATCCAGACGGTCCTGTGGCTCGCGGGAATCGGCGCTTTGCTGTTCGGCGCGGCGGGCACGGTGGCGTGGCCTGCCGGCTGGTGGTATCTGCTCGAAATGGGTGCGCTTGGAATCTGGATGGGCCTGCGCCTTGCGAAGGACGATCCGGCCTTGCTCGAGGAGCGCCTCAAGCCTTTTATACAGCGGGAGCAGGGTCTCTGGGACAAGGTGTTCATGGCGCTGGTCGCGATCGTCTGGTGTGCGTGGCTCGTATTGATGGCGCTCGATGCGGCGCGTTTCCGGTGGTCGTCGGTGCCACTCTGGCTGAACGTGGCCGGCGCGCTAGCGATATTCCTGTGTATCTGGATGACGGGGTTCGTGTTTCGCGCCAACAGCTTCGCCGCCCCAGTCGTGAAAATTCAGAGCGAGCGCGGGCATAAGGTTGCCGATACCGGGCCGTACGCGTGGGTGCGCCATCCGATGTATTCGGCCGCCATTCTTTTCTTTATCGGTTTGCCCTTGCTGCTTGGCTCATGGTGGGGCCTCGCCTGCGCGCCGCTGCTGGTCGCGGGACTCGGCGCCCGGGCCGTGATGGAAGAGCGCATGCTCATCGCGCAACTGCCTGGCTACGCCGATTACGCCGCGCGAGTGCGGTATCGGCTGGTGCCGGGGATCTGGTAG
- a CDS encoding iron ABC transporter substrate-binding protein encodes MASSRFGTRLRVSCIAAAFTLSLAAVSAHAASITLYSAQHEQVVNTLAKDFEKESGISVKIRSGEGPALAAQLVAEGSATPADVYFTENSPELMLLEEKGLLSKVDAATLATIPARFNSPTGQWVGVTARESVLIYNTTKVQPSQLPPSLFDLAKPEWKGKVGIAPSDADFLPLVSAVLALKGEAQTLQWLKGLKANAQIFDDDEGVVAAVNRGGVATGLVNNYYWARLHAELGDKKTRTAIYHYGNGDVGGLVNVSGAAVLKTAHNAAGAQAFLKYLVSERAQTLMAKNHVSFEYPLRAGVAPDPLLKPFSELTPPSLTLEQLGDDSQAGKLLRQAGLL; translated from the coding sequence ATGGCTTCATCCCGTTTTGGCACGCGTTTGCGCGTGTCCTGCATCGCGGCGGCATTCACGCTGTCACTTGCCGCGGTCAGCGCGCACGCCGCGTCGATTACGCTGTACAGTGCGCAGCACGAGCAGGTCGTCAACACGCTTGCGAAGGATTTCGAAAAGGAATCGGGCATTTCGGTGAAGATCCGAAGCGGCGAAGGCCCGGCGCTCGCCGCGCAGCTGGTGGCCGAAGGCTCGGCCACGCCCGCTGATGTCTACTTCACGGAAAACTCACCCGAACTGATGCTGCTCGAAGAAAAGGGGCTGCTCTCCAAGGTAGACGCGGCGACGCTCGCAACGATCCCGGCACGCTTCAATTCGCCGACGGGACAATGGGTCGGCGTGACCGCCCGAGAAAGCGTGCTCATCTACAACACGACGAAGGTCCAGCCGTCGCAATTGCCGCCGTCGCTGTTCGATTTGGCGAAGCCCGAATGGAAGGGCAAGGTTGGCATTGCGCCTAGCGACGCCGACTTTCTGCCGCTCGTGAGCGCCGTGCTCGCGCTCAAGGGCGAAGCGCAGACACTTCAGTGGCTGAAGGGCCTGAAGGCGAACGCCCAGATCTTCGACGACGACGAAGGTGTGGTGGCTGCCGTCAATCGCGGCGGCGTGGCAACCGGTCTCGTCAACAATTACTACTGGGCCCGTCTGCACGCCGAACTCGGCGACAAGAAAACGCGCACCGCGATCTATCATTACGGCAATGGCGACGTCGGCGGCCTCGTCAACGTATCCGGCGCAGCGGTGCTGAAAACTGCGCACAACGCAGCCGGGGCGCAAGCGTTCCTCAAGTACCTCGTCAGCGAACGTGCGCAGACGCTGATGGCGAAGAACCACGTGAGCTTCGAATATCCGCTGCGCGCAGGCGTTGCGCCGGACCCGCTGCTCAAGCCGTTCTCTGAACTCACGCCGCCGTCGCTCACGCTCGAGCAGCTCGGCGACGATAGTCAGGCGGGCAAGCTGCTGCGCCAGGCGGGGCTTCTGTAA
- the hutH gene encoding histidine ammonia-lyase: MAVIRSDYPLDWRQVAAIAAGEPLELSADARSRIAAARVLVEQIVERGIRAYGVNTGVGALCDVMVSPSEQRSLSRNILMSHAVGVGAPLGVAETRAIIAAAVNNFAHGHSGIRLEIAERLVALLDADCLPEVPAFGSVGYLSHMAHIALVCIGEGHARHRGERITGREALRRLGLEPLVLEAKEGLSLVNGTPCVTGLAALALARAERLLDWTDAVAAMSFENLRGQLAAFDADSLSLRVSPGLNVVGERMRNALADSGMLASVVGQRTQDPLSMRTIPHVHGAARDVLSATADVVNRELASITDNPIVAGTPDAPRVYSQAHAVGASIALAMDGLATAIAQVAAMAERRLDRLVNPLVSGLPAFLAQPGGTCSGFMIAQYTAASLVAQNRRLAAPASLDGGITSALQEDHLCHATPAALKALEIVDNAGRIVAIELLAAAQAYDLQTIDAPRAPLMDALWRRVRSLVPTYRDDRPLADDMAAAFRLIADAAPPLLPNPGKPVSPPAGNHAFDTANKATLAADDATSIAANDPHSVASIG, from the coding sequence ATGGCTGTGATCCGTTCCGATTATCCCCTCGACTGGCGTCAGGTCGCCGCAATTGCCGCGGGCGAACCGCTCGAACTCTCGGCCGACGCGCGCTCGCGCATTGCGGCGGCGCGCGTGCTCGTCGAACAGATCGTCGAGCGCGGTATTCGCGCCTATGGCGTGAATACCGGCGTCGGCGCGCTGTGCGATGTGATGGTGTCGCCGTCCGAGCAGCGCTCGCTGTCGCGCAATATCCTGATGAGCCACGCGGTGGGCGTCGGCGCGCCGCTCGGCGTCGCGGAGACGCGGGCCATCATCGCCGCAGCGGTCAACAACTTCGCGCACGGCCATTCGGGTATCCGGCTGGAGATCGCCGAGCGGCTGGTGGCATTGCTCGATGCGGATTGCCTGCCGGAAGTGCCGGCGTTCGGCTCCGTCGGTTACCTGAGCCATATGGCGCACATTGCGCTGGTGTGTATCGGCGAAGGCCATGCGCGGCACCGCGGCGAACGCATCACCGGCCGCGAAGCGTTGCGCCGGCTCGGCCTCGAGCCGCTGGTGCTCGAAGCGAAAGAGGGCTTGAGCCTGGTCAACGGCACGCCGTGCGTCACCGGCCTCGCCGCGCTGGCGCTCGCTCGCGCCGAACGCCTGCTCGACTGGACCGACGCGGTCGCGGCGATGAGCTTCGAAAACCTGCGCGGGCAGCTCGCCGCGTTCGATGCCGATTCGCTTTCGCTGCGCGTGTCGCCGGGTCTGAATGTAGTGGGCGAACGGATGCGCAACGCGCTTGCCGACAGCGGCATGCTCGCGTCGGTAGTCGGCCAGCGCACGCAGGATCCGCTGAGCATGCGAACCATTCCGCACGTCCACGGCGCGGCGCGCGATGTGCTCTCGGCAACCGCCGATGTGGTCAACCGCGAACTCGCTTCGATCACCGACAACCCCATCGTCGCCGGCACGCCGGACGCACCGCGCGTGTATTCGCAGGCGCACGCGGTAGGCGCATCGATTGCGCTCGCGATGGACGGCCTCGCGACCGCGATCGCGCAGGTTGCGGCCATGGCCGAGCGGCGTCTGGACCGGCTCGTGAATCCGCTCGTCAGCGGCTTGCCGGCGTTCCTCGCCCAACCGGGCGGCACCTGTTCCGGCTTCATGATCGCGCAGTACACAGCGGCCTCGCTGGTCGCGCAGAACCGTCGGCTCGCCGCGCCGGCGAGCCTCGACGGCGGCATTACGTCGGCCCTGCAGGAAGATCATCTGTGTCACGCGACACCGGCCGCGCTGAAAGCGCTGGAGATCGTCGACAACGCGGGCCGGATCGTCGCGATCGAACTGCTTGCGGCGGCGCAGGCCTACGACCTGCAGACCATCGATGCACCGCGCGCACCACTTATGGATGCGTTGTGGCGGCGCGTGCGCAGCCTCGTGCCGACTTATCGCGACGACCGGCCGCTTGCCGACGACATGGCCGCCGCCTTCCGCCTGATCGCTGACGCGGCGCCGCCGTTGTTGCCCAATCCCGGCAAACCTGTGTCGCCGCCGGCCGGCAATCATGCATTCGATACCGCGAACAAGGCGACGCTGGCCGCGGACGACGCCACGAGCATCGCAGCGAACGATCCACATTCGGTGGCCAGCATTGGTTGA
- a CDS encoding ATP-binding cassette domain-containing protein, protein MNAKAPVALSVKNIHKSFGEHHVLKGISLDAHEGDVISILGASGSGKSTFLRCLNLLETPDDGSVSLAGEELQMKRRGDGKLHPRDKSQVDRFRSQLGMVFQNFNLWSHMTVLENLIEGPMRVLKRSRAESIEEAEALLAKVGLAEKRGHYPAHLSGGQQQRVAIARALAMHPKVMLFDEPTSALDPELVGEVLRVMRSLAEEGRTMLVVTHEMGFARHVSNRVMFLHQGEVEADGTPDEVFGELKSDRFRQFVSSHHSRTTN, encoded by the coding sequence ATGAACGCTAAGGCACCCGTTGCATTGTCGGTCAAGAACATTCACAAGTCGTTCGGCGAACACCACGTCCTCAAGGGCATCTCGCTCGATGCGCACGAAGGCGACGTGATCTCGATCCTCGGCGCGAGCGGCTCGGGCAAGAGCACGTTCCTGCGCTGCCTGAACCTGCTGGAGACGCCTGACGATGGCTCGGTCTCGCTCGCCGGCGAGGAACTGCAGATGAAGCGTCGCGGTGACGGCAAGCTGCACCCGCGCGATAAAAGCCAGGTGGACCGCTTCCGTTCGCAGCTCGGCATGGTGTTCCAGAACTTCAACCTCTGGTCGCATATGACGGTGCTCGAAAACCTGATCGAAGGTCCGATGCGCGTGCTGAAGCGGTCCCGCGCCGAGTCGATTGAAGAAGCCGAAGCGCTGCTCGCGAAGGTCGGCCTCGCGGAGAAACGCGGACACTATCCGGCGCACCTGTCGGGCGGTCAGCAGCAGCGCGTCGCGATTGCGCGCGCGCTGGCGATGCATCCGAAAGTCATGCTGTTCGATGAGCCGACTTCCGCGCTCGATCCGGAACTGGTCGGCGAAGTGCTGCGCGTCATGCGCTCGCTCGCTGAAGAGGGCCGCACGATGCTGGTGGTGACGCACGAAATGGGCTTCGCGCGCCATGTGTCGAATCGGGTGATGTTCCTGCATCAAGGGGAAGTCGAAGCCGACGGCACACCGGATGAGGTCTTCGGCGAACTTAAATCCGACCGTTTCAGGCAGTTCGTGTCGAGCCACCATTCCCGCACTACAAACTGA
- a CDS encoding ABC transporter permease: MALIEMLGFGPEGWGGVLLLAALMTVALTLAALAVGAVFGALVAAAKLSRYRSLRVIGDFYTTVFRGVPELLVIYLFYFGGSTLVTTVGQWFGAEGFVGVPPFVIGALAVGMISGAYQAEVYRAAVLAVSKGELEAARATGMHTLLVARRILIPQVLRFALPGIGNVWQLSLKDSALISVTGLAELLRTSQIAAGSTHQYFTFFVVGGAIYLVMTGISNRVFNHAEARVGRSFKRNFARN, encoded by the coding sequence ATGGCTCTGATCGAGATGCTCGGCTTCGGGCCGGAAGGCTGGGGTGGCGTGTTGTTGCTCGCGGCGTTGATGACCGTCGCGCTGACGCTCGCGGCACTCGCGGTCGGTGCGGTATTCGGTGCGCTGGTTGCGGCGGCCAAGCTGTCGCGCTATCGCAGCTTGCGCGTCATCGGCGATTTCTACACGACGGTGTTTCGCGGCGTCCCCGAACTCCTCGTGATCTATCTGTTCTACTTTGGCGGTTCGACGCTGGTGACCACGGTCGGCCAGTGGTTCGGCGCCGAAGGCTTCGTCGGCGTGCCGCCGTTCGTGATCGGCGCGCTGGCGGTCGGGATGATTTCCGGTGCGTATCAGGCCGAGGTCTATCGCGCCGCTGTGCTGGCGGTGTCGAAAGGCGAACTCGAAGCGGCTCGCGCAACCGGCATGCACACGCTGCTGGTCGCGCGCCGTATCCTGATTCCGCAGGTGCTGCGCTTTGCGCTGCCGGGCATCGGCAATGTGTGGCAGCTAAGCCTCAAGGACTCGGCGCTGATCTCGGTGACAGGCCTCGCAGAATTGCTGCGCACGAGCCAGATCGCCGCAGGTTCCACCCATCAATACTTCACGTTCTTCGTCGTGGGCGGCGCGATCTATCTGGTGATGACGGGCATCTCCAACCGGGTCTTCAACCACGCGGAAGCGCGCGTCGGACGATCCTTCAAGCGCAATTTCGCGCGCAACTGA
- the efeB gene encoding iron uptake transporter deferrochelatase/peroxidase subunit, translating into MPNEHTPPSRPARRGFLKAGGVAVAAGAGLGASGLAHAAQAASGKPHTNDPQHAVEPFFGAHQGGIVTPQQSHTYVAAFDLTTGKRDDVISLLREWTNAAARLTQGAPAASLDTADDRSAPDSGDVLGMGTSGLTITFGFGPGLFTHEGKDRYGLANRRPAALVDLPRFNGDQLIAEKTGGDLFIQACANDSQVAFHAVRQLARMGYGAIQMRWGQAGFVSGPRGQTPRNLMGFKDGTNNPSTQKPPLMNQFVWANSADAPWMQGGTYTVVRRVRITLEHWDQMELGFQEQVFGRHKYSGAPIGKKNEFDALDLNAQDKDDNPVIPENSHVRLSNQATNNGAQILRRSYSYNDGTNFYIERWPPWRQETEYDAGLIFIAHQSDPRTGFIPINEKLAKFDMMNQFTTHIGSAVFAVPPGAREGSFIGAGLFEA; encoded by the coding sequence ATGCCAAACGAACACACTCCGCCGTCGCGCCCAGCGCGGCGCGGATTTCTGAAAGCAGGCGGCGTCGCGGTAGCGGCCGGCGCGGGCCTCGGTGCGAGCGGTCTCGCCCACGCGGCGCAGGCCGCATCCGGCAAGCCACACACGAACGATCCGCAGCACGCTGTCGAGCCGTTCTTCGGCGCGCATCAAGGCGGCATCGTCACGCCGCAGCAAAGCCACACCTACGTCGCCGCGTTCGATCTCACGACCGGCAAACGCGACGACGTCATCAGCCTGCTGCGCGAATGGACCAACGCCGCTGCACGCCTCACGCAGGGCGCACCGGCTGCATCGCTCGACACGGCCGACGACAGGTCGGCACCGGATTCCGGCGACGTGCTGGGCATGGGCACCTCGGGACTGACCATCACGTTCGGTTTCGGCCCTGGCCTCTTCACGCACGAAGGCAAGGATCGTTACGGCCTCGCGAACCGCCGTCCGGCAGCGCTCGTCGATCTGCCGCGCTTTAATGGCGACCAGCTGATCGCAGAGAAAACCGGCGGCGATCTTTTCATCCAGGCATGCGCGAACGATTCGCAAGTGGCGTTTCACGCGGTCCGTCAACTGGCGCGCATGGGCTATGGCGCGATCCAGATGCGCTGGGGCCAGGCTGGTTTTGTGTCGGGCCCGCGCGGACAGACCCCGCGCAACCTGATGGGCTTCAAGGACGGCACGAACAATCCGTCGACGCAAAAGCCGCCGCTGATGAACCAGTTCGTCTGGGCCAACAGCGCAGACGCGCCGTGGATGCAGGGCGGCACGTACACGGTTGTGCGTCGGGTGCGCATCACGCTCGAACACTGGGACCAGATGGAACTCGGCTTCCAGGAACAGGTGTTCGGCCGCCACAAGTACAGCGGCGCACCGATCGGGAAGAAGAACGAATTCGACGCGCTCGACCTGAATGCGCAGGACAAGGACGACAACCCGGTCATTCCGGAAAACTCGCACGTGCGGCTGTCGAACCAGGCGACCAATAACGGCGCGCAGATTCTGCGCCGCTCGTATTCGTACAACGACGGCACGAACTTCTACATCGAACGGTGGCCGCCATGGCGCCAGGAGACGGAATACGACGCGGGTCTGATTTTCATTGCACATCAGAGCGACCCGCGTACGGGCTTCATTCCGATCAACGAGAAGCTCGCGAAATTCGACATGATGAACCAGTTCACGACGCACATCGGCAGCGCGGTGTTCGCTGTGCCGCCGGGTGCGCGCGAGGGTTCGTTCATTGGCGCAGGTCTGTTCGAGGCGTAA
- a CDS encoding carbohydrate porin: MPSLRRAALWTAFACASLTTSAVFAAASPDATPEAPEADLNIQAQPTGQWTGFWTRQQMLGDIGGLRPWLGQYGVTFGLVETSEYLANLRGGLATGGAYDGLTTATVSVDTQKAFGLPGGLFNISALQIHGTNLSTRKLGTLNTASGIEAEATTRLWEMWYQQSFLNKRVDVKIGQQSIDQEFMTSQYSALFVNTMFGWPGVPSYDMPSGGPAYPLAGLGVRVRGQITPSLTALAGVFSGDPLGNNPDNISGTNFNLHNGTLWIGELQYSINQPADGEMVGMSKSGLPGTYKIGVWYNNNRFNDPRYDNLGIPLANTAASTGIPQTHQGNYSFYAVADQMVWRPDPDEARSIGVFARVMGAPGDRNLISASANLGVVMKAPFAGRDNDSVGLGLTYIRVGSHARGFDEDNVVFSGGPYTVRSSETVLEATYQYQVTPWWQLQADAQYTFNAGAGQNPNDPTQSLRNTFVIGLRTNITF, from the coding sequence ATGCCCTCCCTGCGCCGCGCTGCACTCTGGACCGCCTTTGCATGCGCATCGCTGACCACCAGCGCCGTGTTCGCCGCGGCCAGTCCCGACGCCACCCCGGAAGCACCTGAGGCAGACCTGAATATTCAGGCGCAGCCCACTGGACAGTGGACGGGATTCTGGACGCGTCAGCAGATGCTCGGCGACATAGGCGGCCTGCGTCCCTGGCTCGGCCAGTATGGCGTAACGTTCGGCCTCGTCGAGACCAGCGAATATCTGGCCAACCTGCGCGGCGGTCTCGCAACGGGAGGCGCCTACGACGGCCTGACAACCGCTACCGTCAGCGTCGATACGCAAAAAGCTTTTGGACTGCCGGGCGGGCTGTTCAATATCAGCGCGCTGCAGATCCACGGCACCAACCTGAGCACGAGAAAGCTCGGCACGCTGAACACGGCGAGCGGCATTGAAGCCGAGGCGACGACCCGCCTGTGGGAGATGTGGTACCAGCAGTCATTCCTCAACAAGCGCGTCGACGTGAAGATCGGTCAGCAGAGCATCGACCAGGAATTCATGACGAGCCAGTACTCCGCGCTCTTCGTCAATACGATGTTCGGCTGGCCGGGCGTGCCGTCCTACGACATGCCGTCGGGCGGCCCGGCGTATCCGCTGGCCGGACTCGGCGTGCGCGTGCGCGGCCAGATCACGCCGTCGTTGACGGCGCTGGCCGGCGTGTTCTCCGGCGATCCGCTCGGCAACAATCCGGATAACATCAGCGGCACCAATTTCAACCTGCATAACGGCACGCTCTGGATCGGCGAGCTGCAATATTCGATCAACCAGCCGGCCGATGGCGAGATGGTCGGCATGAGCAAGAGCGGCCTGCCAGGCACATACAAGATCGGCGTCTGGTACAACAACAATCGGTTCAACGACCCGCGTTACGACAATCTTGGGATACCGCTCGCGAACACGGCGGCATCGACCGGCATCCCGCAGACGCACCAGGGCAACTACAGCTTCTACGCGGTTGCCGACCAGATGGTGTGGCGCCCGGACCCGGACGAAGCACGCAGCATAGGCGTCTTTGCGCGCGTGATGGGCGCGCCGGGCGATCGCAACCTGATCAGCGCGAGCGCGAACCTCGGCGTCGTGATGAAGGCCCCGTTCGCCGGCCGCGATAACGACAGCGTCGGCCTTGGGCTCACCTATATCAGGGTGGGCAGTCACGCGCGCGGTTTCGACGAGGACAACGTCGTGTTCAGCGGCGGCCCGTACACGGTGCGCAGCAGCGAAACCGTGCTCGAAGCGACCTATCAGTATCAGGTCACACCATGGTGGCAGTTGCAGGCCGACGCGCAATACACGTTCAACGCCGGCGCTGGACAGAATCCGAACGATCCGACGCAGAGCCTGCGCAATACCTTCGTGATCGGCCTGCGGACCAACATCACGTTCTGA
- a CDS encoding transporter substrate-binding domain-containing protein has product MKVKRTTLAKALMGAVLGAAAVLAAPVQAKEWKTVTIALEGGYAPWNLTLPGGKLGGFEPELVANLCARINIQCNLVAQDWDGMIPGLQAGKFDVLMDAISITPEREKIIAFSKPYAATPATFAVTDTKVLPKASPTAQPVKLTGDPKTDQPTVDALRKQLKGKTIGIQSGTVYTKFINDGFKDIATIRVYKTSPERDLDLVAGRIDASFDDVTYYAANMDKKENASIVLAGPKIGGPIWGPGEGLAFRKQDSDLKTKFDAAITAAQADGTIKKLSDKWFKTDVTP; this is encoded by the coding sequence GTGAAGGTCAAGCGCACTACGTTGGCAAAGGCTTTGATGGGCGCCGTCCTCGGCGCAGCGGCAGTACTCGCGGCACCGGTGCAGGCGAAGGAATGGAAAACGGTCACGATCGCCCTCGAAGGCGGCTACGCACCGTGGAATCTGACATTGCCTGGCGGCAAGCTGGGCGGCTTCGAGCCGGAGCTTGTCGCCAATCTCTGCGCACGCATCAATATCCAGTGCAACCTCGTGGCGCAAGATTGGGACGGCATGATCCCGGGCCTCCAGGCCGGCAAGTTCGACGTGCTGATGGACGCCATCTCGATCACGCCGGAACGCGAAAAGATCATCGCGTTCTCGAAGCCGTACGCAGCGACGCCGGCCACCTTCGCCGTGACCGACACGAAGGTCCTGCCGAAGGCCTCGCCGACGGCGCAACCCGTCAAACTGACCGGCGACCCGAAAACGGACCAGCCGACCGTCGACGCACTGCGCAAGCAACTGAAGGGTAAGACGATCGGCATCCAGTCGGGCACCGTCTACACTAAGTTCATCAACGACGGCTTCAAGGACATCGCGACCATCCGCGTCTACAAGACGTCGCCGGAACGCGATCTGGACCTGGTTGCGGGCCGCATCGATGCTTCCTTCGACGACGTGACCTACTACGCCGCGAACATGGACAAGAAAGAAAACGCGTCGATCGTACTGGCTGGACCGAAGATTGGCGGCCCGATCTGGGGCCCGGGCGAAGGCCTCGCATTCCGCAAGCAGGACTCGGACCTGAAGACGAAGTTCGACGCGGCGATCACGGCTGCACAGGCCGACGGCACGATCAAGAAGCTGTCCGACAAGTGGTTCAAGACCGACGTCACGCCCTGA
- a CDS encoding arylamine N-acetyltransferase, with product MHNELDLDRYFARIGYRGPCTPTLDLLRELQRLHAQTIPFENLDPLTGRRVSLDLAAVVDKLVERRRGGYCFEQNTLLAHVLMQLDFRVTPLIARVLWGRAPDAVTPKTHMLLRVDFDDGPWMADVGFGAVTLTSPLRIVPGEPQQTTLEPFRLADASHGAFDLEIQTGDTWTKVYRFDLCRAEWIDYEVSNWFTSTHPASFFTTDLVVTRVGRDGRTILFDDRLTLRSKDGGVRERRIADAHELAILLRDDFGIEVGNIDIAGVFARVKGRVPDFVKR from the coding sequence ATGCACAACGAACTCGACCTCGACCGCTATTTCGCGCGCATCGGCTATCGAGGCCCGTGTACCCCGACGCTCGACCTGCTGCGCGAACTGCAGCGGCTGCACGCGCAGACCATCCCGTTCGAGAATCTCGACCCGCTGACTGGCCGCCGCGTATCGCTCGACCTGGCCGCCGTGGTGGACAAGCTGGTGGAGCGGCGGCGCGGCGGCTACTGCTTCGAACAAAACACGTTGCTGGCGCACGTGCTGATGCAGCTTGATTTCCGTGTGACGCCGCTGATCGCGCGTGTGTTGTGGGGACGCGCGCCCGACGCGGTCACGCCGAAGACGCACATGCTGCTGCGGGTCGATTTCGACGACGGGCCCTGGATGGCCGACGTCGGTTTCGGCGCGGTAACCTTGACGTCGCCGCTGCGCATCGTCCCCGGCGAACCCCAGCAGACGACGCTCGAGCCGTTTCGCCTCGCCGATGCATCGCATGGCGCTTTCGATCTCGAGATTCAAACCGGCGATACGTGGACGAAGGTGTATCGCTTCGACCTGTGCCGCGCGGAGTGGATCGATTACGAGGTGAGCAACTGGTTTACGTCGACGCATCCCGCGTCGTTCTTTACCACCGACCTGGTCGTGACGCGCGTCGGGCGGGATGGTCGTACCATCCTGTTCGATGATCGCCTGACCCTACGTTCGAAAGACGGCGGCGTAAGGGAGCGCAGGATCGCCGACGCGCACGAACTGGCAATCCTGTTGCGCGATGACTTCGGAATCGAGGTGGGCAATATCGATATCGCAGGCGTCTTCGCGCGCGTCAAGGGGCGCGTGCCGGACTTTGTGAAGCGATGA